The Capsicum annuum cultivar UCD-10X-F1 chromosome 1, UCD10Xv1.1, whole genome shotgun sequence sequence NNNNNNNNNNNNNNNNNNNNNNNNNNNNNNNNNNNNNNNNNNNNNNNNNNNNNNNNNNNNNNNNNNNNNNNNNNNNNNNNNNNNNNNNNNNNNNNNNNNNNNNNNNNNNNNNNNNNNNNNNNNNNNNNNNNNNNNNNNNNNNNNNNNNNNNNNNNNNNNNNNNNNNNNNNNNNNNNNNNNNNNNNNNNNNNNNNNNNNNNNNNNNNNNNNNNNNNNNNNNNNNNNNNNNNNNNNNNNNNNNNNNNNNNNNNNNNNNNNNNNNNNNNNNNNNNNNNNNNNNNNNNNNNNNNNNNNNNNNNNNNNNNNNNNNNNNNNNNNNNNNNNNNNNNNNNNNNNNNNNNNNNNNNNNNNNNNNNNNNNNNNNNNNNNNNNNNNNNNNNNNNNNNNNNNNNNNNNNNNNNNNNNNNNNNNNNNNNNNNNNNNNNNNNNNNNNNNNNNNNNNNNNNNNNNNNNNNNNNNNNNNNNNNNNNNNNNNNNNNNNNNNNNNNNNNNNNNNNNNNNNNNNNNNNNNNNNNNNNNNNNNNNNNNNNNNNNNNNNNNNNNNNNNNNNNNNNNNNNNNNNNNNNNNNNNNNNNNNNNNNNNNNNNNNNNNNNNNNNNNNNNNNNNNNNNNNNNNNNNNNNNNNNNNNNNNNNNNNNNNNNNNNNNNNNNNNNNNNNNNNNNNNNNNNNNNNNNNNNNNNNNNNNNNNNNNNNNNNNNNNNNNNNNNNNNNNNNNNNNNNNNNNNNNNNNNNNNNNNNNNNNNNNNNNNNNNNNNNNNNNNNNNNNNNNNNNNNNNNNNNNNNNNNNNNNNNNNNNNNNNNNNNNNNNNNNNNNNNNNNNNNNNNNNNNNNNNNNNNNNNNNNNNNNNNNNNNNNNNNNNNNNNNNNNNNNNNNNNNNNNNNNNNNNNNNNNNNNNNNNNNNNNNNNNNNNNNNNNNNNNNNNNNNNNNNNNNNNNNNNNNNNNNNNNNNNNNNNNNNNNNNNNNNNNNNNNNNNNNNNNNNNNNNNNNNNNNNNNNNNNNNNNNNNNNNNNNNNNNNNNNNNNNNNNNNNNNNNNNNNNNNNNNNNNNNNNNNNNNNNNNNNNNNNNNNNNNNNNNNNNNNNNNNNNNNNNNNNNNNNNNNNNNNNNNNNNNNNNNNNNNNNNNNNNNNNNNNNNNNNNNNNNNNNNNNNNNNNNNNNNNNNNNNNNNNNNNNNNNNNNNNNNNNNNNNNNNNNNNNNNNNNNNNNNNNNNNNNNNNNNNNNNNNNNNNNNNNNNNNNNNNNNNNNNNNNNNNNNNNNNNNNNNNNNNNNNNNNNNNNNNNNNNNNNNNNNNNNNNNNNNNNNNNNNNNNNNNNNNNNNNNNNNNNNNNNNNNNNNNNNNNNNNNNNNNNNNNNNNNNNNNNNNNNNNNNNNNNNNNNNNNNNNNNNNNNNNNNNNNNNNNNNNNNNNNNNNNNNNNNNNNNNNNNNNNNNNNNNNNNNNNNNNNNNNNNNNNNNNNNNNNNNNNNNNNNNNNNNNNNNNNNNNNNNNNNNNNNNNNNNNNNNNNNNNNNNNNNNNNNNNNNNNNNNNNNNNNNNNNNNNNNNNNNNNNNNNNNNNNNNNNNNNNNNNNNNNNNNNNNNNNNNNNNNNNNNNNNNNNNNNNNNNNNNNNNNNNNNNNNNNNNNNNNNNNNNNNNNNNNNNNNNNNNNNNNNNNNNNNNNNNNNNNNNNNNNNNNNNNNNNNNNNNNNNNNNNNNNNNNNNNNNNNNNNNNNNNNNNNNNNNNNNNNNNNNNNNNNNNNNNNNNNNNNNNNNNNNNNNNNNNNNNNNNNNNNNNNNNNNNNNNNNNNNNNNNNNNNNNNNNNNNNNNNNNNNNNNNNNNNNNNNNNNNNNNNNNNNNNNNNNNNNNNNNNNNNNNNNNNNNNNNNNNNNNNNNNNNNNNNNNNNNNNNNNNNNNNNNNNNNNNNNNNNNNNNNNNNNNNNNNNNNNNNNNNNNNNNNNNNNNNNNNNNNNNNNNNNNNNNNNNNNNNNNNNNNNNNNNNNNNNNNNNNNNNNNNNNNNNNNNNNNNNNNNNNNNNNNNNNNNNNNNNNNNNNNNNNNNNNNNNNNNNNNNNNNNNNNNNNNNNNNNNNNNNNNNNNNNNNNNNNNNNNNNNNNNNNNNNNNNNNNNNNNNNNNNNNNNNNNNNNNNNNNNNNNNNNNNNNNNNNNNNNNNNNNNNNNNNNNNNNNNNNNNNNNNNNNNNNNNNNNNNNNNNNNNNNNNNNNNNNNNNNNNNNNNNNNNNNNNNNNNNNNNNNNNNNNNNNNNNNNNNNNNNNNNNNNNNNNNNNNNNNNNNNNNNNNNNNNNNNNNNNNNNNNNNNNNNNNNNNNNNNNNNNNNNNNNNNNNNNNNNNNNNNNNNNNNNNNNNNNNNNNNNNNNNNNNNNNNNNNNNNNNNNNNNNNNNNNNNNNNNNNNNNNNNNNNNNNNNNNNNNNNNNNNNNNNNNNNNNNNNNNNNNNNNNNNNNNNNNNNNNNNNNNNNNNNNNNNNNNNNNNNNNNNNNNNNNNNNNNNNNNNNNNNNNNNNNNNNNNNNNNNNNNNNNNNNNNNNNNNNNNNNNNNNNNNNNNNNNNNNNNNNNNNNNNNNNNNNNNNNNNNNNNNNNNNNNNNNNNNNNNNNNNNNNNNNNNNNCATTTGACACGTGGCACTTATTTGGACCTCTAGAATacgacaatatcttgggcttagcaaagtgggttTATCATTGTAGCCCAATAAAGATTGGACTTTGtttaaatccatatatgtttggacttaaatattaatctaattatattaatccgtaaTATTTATTTGGAACTAATATATTCTGAATTTACTATAATCCAAATTTCGTACGAATTTTAATTGAACAAAACATCGTTGCCTACACTTATAAAATCCGAAAACACTTTTCAAGAAAAACCCACCAGCACCTAAATGAACAAACCTGAGCCAAACAAAAACTGGCTAGAAAGTAAGAAACTTTGTACTCCCTCTGTTGTCTGTGTTGGAGTAATTAAATATATGTAACAATTAAGATGAATTTCAGCTATGTATTTATTTCAACTTTATTCCAATCTACTTTGTAATAGCAAAAACTAATTCTAATTTTTAATATAGAATGAGATTTTTCTTCGTAACCTAAATTAAGTGAACCATtgtatccaaaaaaaataaaattacagaCAAACACAGAAAATTGAAGATATTTACCTCTAAAAACTACAGCATGGAGACCTCTAAAAAACTACAACGCGGAGAAGCAGAGATAGCTCGAAACGGTGGATGAGGCGGTGGAGCAGCAACGCGAAGAAGCATAGATAGCTAGAAATGGCGGATAAGGCGGTGGTGTATTTAGTAGTAGCTAGAAGAGATGATAAAAGGGATGAGAATAAACAGAGAATAGATGAGGCGGTGAAGTACAGCTATAAATTTGAAACCTTAAAAGACGGAAACGCCTTTCAATGCCAAGCAGGCATGTTGAAGACCTGTGTGGTTATtgccatttatatatatatatatatatatatatataaagtgggccctttttattaaaaaaaaaattaacttgcTATTTTTTTTCCACGTGAGCCATAGAGGgggaaattaattcactttaagattgttaaagggggtaaataattacccgattagtttagggtctaaagtaaattttgaCCACAAGTTCAGAGatgtttcgatgtattatctcaaaaaataactaaaatttcagcaaaaataaaattacgAACCAATAAATTCAAGTACCATAAGTGAAATTCTTTGTTAAATGGTCTTTTCAAGTCTTATTTTTAACTAAATAGactataagtttttttttttttttaggaaaatgacCCAATTTTGAAATAGACCTATTATCAATTGTCGATCTGATCTATATATGGACAGAACGATTATCGATCCAACCATTATATGGATAGATCGATTATCAATACGACagataaaaaaatagaagcaAATCATTTTACTAATTTGAAACTTGAAGAGGCTTAATAGCCAAATTTTGTCAGTAAGccattttgctaattgaaaacttgaagaggCTTAATAGCCAAATTTTCTGCAAGTCTTATCGTTAAGAACTTTATTAAAAATTACAAGCTCAACCCCCTGAAATCCAGTTTCACTTTCCATCTAGTAGAGTACAAGGTGAAAATATTGTGCATTAGAAACTACTAAAATCTGCTGATGATCAATCACTAATAGATTAAATGCCCATAAGCGGGTATAAAGGTCGTAAgagaataaaaagagaagaatcaaTGACAGTAAACAAAacagaaaaataattaatgttagCTGTATCATATGAACCCTCCCTGTTACTAGTTCAACCGTTCCCGAAAATATTGATACCCTTGCTTTGGAGTCCGAATGATCAAGCTTGCTTAGCTGATAATCTCTCTGGAACAAGAGTGAAATATTTGTTAGTAGCTAGTTACTTGTACTCTAATCAACTTATAAGCTAATGATGGAAGGAGAAAGACTTTTAtgtctttttgttctttttcacaGCAAGATGTATCATGCAAAAATACAACACTATCACTACAAGGGATTGTGTTAAAAATTCAATCACCAACTTAGTTAATATTCAAGACACTCCAAAGAAGAATCTAGAATATTCAAGAATGTCGAGAATTAAAGGACGATTTCTAGAATATGTATTCTAGAGAAAAGTCTagagatactctagaaaagatagtTATAGAAATAAGTAATTGAGGGAAGATTCTAGATTAGAGTACTAAATATCCTTAAAGATTCTTCCATCACCACCTGTAAATAGAGGTGGCCATTTAAGTTGCATGTTTACTCAAGTACCGGAGATAGTTCTTAAAAATAGAAGAGTGTTGTTGAGGCGAGCAACAAGTGAGAAATAAGAAAGTAACAAAGAGAGTTGCTAGAGTGTGAGAACAGCAAAAATTGAGTGTAAGAATTGTAAGACCAAAGCGGGTCTTTAAtttgtaataataaaaatttaagttgTAAGAAATCGATAGTGTGTCCAACAACAAATATTCAACATTATGGAGATCCTAAAAGAAATTACTTTTGCCAGGTTATGCAGTGGAAACAAGAAATCTGATAAGTGCATTATGTTAACTGTAGAGAgtacaaaggaaaagaaaacttTCATTAAAGATATCATGCAGAAGCGACTATGGAGATGAGATCCCAAACTTCTTACTAAGACAGGTCATGTGCAGCACAAACAATAAATTTGATAGAATGTGTTAAACTATGGTTTCAAGAGCACATAAGAGTGAAAATTGACAATGGAAGAGGATTTAAATTTTGGGGTGTGGGGAGGAATCTTTAGCTGTCAGGTTTCCTGAATTATGCAGTATGTATAAATGTATTTCACAAAAGTGGTGCAATAGCTCACCATTGGGATGGCAGCTCATGGAAATTTCAATTTAGAAGGAATTTTGACAACTGGAAGATAGAAAGGGTGGATATGTTATGCATAATGTGGAGTATTTGGCTCGAAAGGAACCAAAGATGCTTTGATGGAAAGGAGTATAACATTTATTTGTAAGAACACACGTATTTAATATTTGGTGTAATTGTTGTTTCTGAGAATAATTCTGATATAAGTATTTAAACTTTCTGGAATCCTTGGAGATTTAAAAGGACTTTCTGCTCTGATATGGCTGTGCCCATCCAATACTAGCTTGTTAtcgtaaaaaattatgaaaagtgaaaacagaaaaaagaaatgaaaagaacaATTTCTTCTGGGATGAAGAGGGTCAAGGGTAGCTCATATCTATGTTGTTTGGACTCTTGGGTGCATGTCGGGTactccaaaagtagtgcattttggagaatccgacacggtgAGGCAACAACTTTGGCGAGTCCGAGCAAATAGGCTCATACAGAGAGGAGAATATTGGGGTTTCAAGAGTGAACAGATGTAAATAGAAGATGCCAAAAGGCTAGAGTACTATAAAATTCCAAAAAGCTGGTCTTTATAACACAAGATCCCAACTCCGGAAGCTGCAAGACAAGTGAGACTCAAGTCAACTTACTGATTATCTCATAGGTGACGATCATTGTTGTTCCATAGAAAGACATATTGAGGAACCTAGGTCCAAAGCCTCTATAGAAGCCTTTCCATCCATCTTCTCTGAGAAGCATTTTCGTGGTCTTCAGTACAGAAGGTCTCCCAACACCATAATCATCGATAACCTTCAGAAACACAAGCAAAGCTAATCATGAGAATAGACTTCCCAAATTTGAGTTATTTACTTCACCAATGCAACATAGAAATGAATAAGGTTGTACCTGTAGTCGCGTTTTAACAGTATCTATGGGAGTTGTAATAACTGATGAACAGGCACCAGCTGCCAATCCAGCCGTAGCCTGGACAGCAACCATCTGCATGTGAGACGGTCTCTTGTCCATGTTGTCACCATAACCCAGATTCCTGAGGTCACAATTTCACAAAAGAGGAATTCAGTAACTGACAACGACTATCTTTTTACGACTATCTTTTTGGTCCTGTAAGAAGAGATTTTTACCTCCAAATGATGTGCTGAGCAGCACCATAGGCACCCCACCAAAGTGCCTGTGCAGGAGACTGAGACACAGCAGTTAATCCAAATCCTCTATACATACCCCGGACTCCTTCAGCTTTTAGTACTTTCCGTATAACATCAAATGGGCCAGTGCAAGACTTTGTCCCTGGAATTCCCTGAACCATAAGTCTCTGGCAAATCTGAAATAGAAAAGGATCATTACTGCATAAACTTGCACTGGTAACTTCATGCATACAAGATTTTCAAAGCTATGGGAAATAGCTTATAAAATATAGGAAGCATTGCAGTACCATTCACCTATGGAGTTTCATTTGGTAAAAACCATCACAGGCAAAAGATAAGAGTTTAAAAGAATTTATCAAGCACCAGGTGGGCATAGGTAAAGCAAAGAGcaagaaagaaaacttttgaagGACTTATTCCCTATATTAAATGAATTTATAAATAAACATTAGCTTAATACCCAGCATGCAGAgcttaaaacataaatatgaaatatagTAGTCAGCTTTCTGCAATATTGGACTTACAGAAAATAGATAGGCCAATGAATGTTGAGAGAGAGCCACAGTTCACAATGCTTAATAAAGTAGAATACACCCTCAGAGTTGGATGCACTAAACACACTTGATGGGTTCTGCACACCACACACTTGATGGGTTCATTTTTGTATTGAGCATATATATTCGAATGAAAAATTACtagaatattaaaaattattgaattctgAACCCACAATTTCAGAATTACAACATGCTAAATGGTAAGAAAGTTAAAGATTGAAATGATCGAAGTTAAATCCTAAATCAGCCTCTAATACCCCTTCAGTTTTGCCAAAAGAAGCAATAAGTCCTTACATTATTTTCAGCCTCATCCAACCACTGaacttttaatgtaatttcagACTACCTCTTCCACTTCTTCCACTGATTAAAAATGTTATTTAACCATATATGgacataatttaaaatcaattaatttttcCATTGACTCATATATAATGAAAACTTCCACCTTTAGTTTCTAGAAACTGTTGAATCAGGGCATTTGCATTTGGGGAAATTATTAAATGTACATTTTTTTCTGGAGCAAACATCAAGGCCAGTAGAACAGTGTAAGGCACTTCCTCACCAAAATCATCAATCCGTTTTATTTAATGAAACTTTTCCTTaaagatatatacattacaaaaattatgtattttgttaGAGATTTTATTGATTCTTATTTAATTTCCAACTTATTCTGAATAGCAGAAGTACTTAAGGAAGAAAGATATATAATACTGAGAAAAAGATGCCTAAATAAGACTACACAAATTAGTCAAAATCAGTCTTACTCACCACATCCAGAGGCACAAAGTACACGCATGAGATTAAATTTGAGACCATGCCAGCGAATCCATTTGCTACACCCGCACGAGTTGCTTCAGGCATATTAAGATCCTTTGTGTATTTTAGTATCATATCTTTAGATACTTCAAGTGAAGTCAAAGCCAGGACTCTACCTGGCACTGATCCCACAGAAGATGTGCCAAAGCCTCTAAAGATACCTGGGATGCCGTTACTTCTAAGTATATGCATAAATACAGAAAATCCAGTCATTTGAGAAAGTCCGGATCCAGCTACTTGCATTCTTGTCTTCACCACTGCTGTTGGGTGTATTAGTGCTGATTGAACAGTGAAAAGAAAAGCTCCTAATATATGAAACCTGACTTTATCCAACCTGCCGCAAAGAGAGTAAGGTTTCCGGAATTTAAGTTACTTCTCAAAATAAGGAAAGAACTTTATGATTAAAGTATAAACTAGGACAGGAGAGGAAAAGTAATTGAAAACTCAAAGATGTAAAGGATCTAACACACAACATACACAAGGACTAGTTCAAGAAATGGGAGACTGAAAATGCATCTATTTAGACATTATTTACCACACATTTTAGTAATTTTATCGTCTTTTGGATTATTAATTTAAATGGTTGTgcttatgttgtgttgtattttgGTGATTAAGTTTTGAGCTATTTGGAGTTAAACGAGCACGGAAACCCCTAAAATTAGCTCGCGTCGAGACCACACATCACCATGGGGCCACGTTCAATACTTAGCGGAACTTCGGAGTGTTTTAGGCTCCCATTACtgtttattttttgcatttactTTTATTTggactttcttttctttcattgcATTTTAGAGCTGGAGATAAGCTACCTTGCATTGACAAAAACAAGGGAAGGAATACTCACTTTAAGCCCTGTTCTCATACAAGGTAACTCAAGTTGGATGCATATGCTACATACAGTTATCTATAATTATGTATGTATTAAAGAAGAAAGATTCAGCATAACTTAAAGGTTGTGAATAAAATCAGGTACAAAAAGCTGAGACTTTTTTCCTAAACGTGTATTTTGAGATGGTGGTTAAATAGatcattaaataaataaataaataaatgaa is a genomic window containing:
- the LOC107842034 gene encoding solute carrier family 25 member 44 — encoded protein: METETATAPQLAALADTDINWDRLDKVRFHILGAFLFTVQSALIHPTAVVKTRMQVAGSGLSQMTGFSVFMHILRSNGIPGIFRGFGTSSVGSVPGRVLALTSLEVSKDMILKYTKDLNMPEATRAGVANGFAGMVSNLISCVYFVPLDVICQRLMVQGIPGTKSCTGPFDVIRKVLKAEGVRGMYRGFGLTAVSQSPAQALWWGAYGAAQHIIWRNLGYGDNMDKRPSHMQMVAVQATAGLAAGACSSVITTPIDTVKTRLQVIDDYGVGRPSVLKTTKMLLREDGWKGFYRGFGPRFLNMSFYGTTMIVTYEIIKRLSAKQA